The DNA sequence CAAATTGGAGCATCTCCGTGATGCTTAATCATTGAAAAATCCAAAGTCCCTCATGTAAAGAGTTCACagccctcagcctttccttctctggtgAAAGTTCCCTCCAAAAGCACAGGGATGGGTCTGTGGTTGGATCTGTGATTGGAGCTGTGATTGGAGCTGGCTGCTGAGGCTCATGCAGCCCTGAGTGcccctgtggctgccccagcacccctgggcatGCTGTGGGTGGCTCTGAGGGGaggagggctgcagctctcactgAGGGCATCTCCGGCACGGCTGACCAGAGAGCACAAATGGCTGTACTGAGCATTTTGTGGTGCATTTCCGCATGAGAGCTCTACTGTTGGTCTACAGACGCAGCTGATGTTCAGAGAGAACTTTGCTTCTGACTGCAACATTTGAGAGCTGCTCCCTTGAgtttgaagtcctttctgtgCAGATGTGTCCAGTTCTTTCATTGCAGTGATGCACAGGAACGTGCTGTACCCGGAGTGGTCAAGTGCAGGGCAGTTCCTTTTTCCTGACACAAGTACCAGAAGGACACATGGATGATAAAATactgtcctgcagcagagcctttggggtgtgcagggggacctgagcaggagcagggggtaacaaacctctcccagccatggctgtctgctcctgcagcagcactgggggtgtcacccagggcagcagggacctTGGCACAGGGGTGACTGTGCTagcctctgcctgctcaggggGGGCTTGCACGAGGCCCTTTGCTTAAAGCTAAGAACTTATTTCTCTGTGTGACAAATGCCAGATTGCTGAAAGGCAGTGTGCCAGgctggtgccagctgtgccaggggagctgcagtgtgAGGTActagctgtgccagggcagctgcagtgtggggtaccagggcagctgcagtgtggggtgccagctgtgccaaggAGCTGCAGTGCGGGGTACCAGCTGTGCAGGGtaccagctgtgccaggcagctgcagtgagGGGTACCAGCTGTGCAGGGtaccagctgtgccaggcagctgcagtgagGGGTACCAGCTGTGCAGGGtaccagctgtgccagggagctgcagcgaGGGGCTTGGGTGgaggctgctcccagaggagcCCCTGTGGGAGCAGGGGTACTCAGCAATGGCTTTTACTCTTGCTTTTCCCACCAGTGAATTGATGCTGTTCAGGGGGAAATAGCCACTTCTCATGGGCCAGGCAAAGTGTCAGGGGTGTTGTTCTGAGTGAGGGCTGCTCATCTTCTGTagctgctgggaacagctgcaGTGGTTGGAGTGACACTCGTGCCTTGGAGGGGCAGGGTGTGaccccagcctgctgcccctctgtccctgctgcatcctcctgccctctgctgtgctccctggccctgctgggcttctgctccctctgcagtccctgtggGGTCAGGGTGTCCcgtggcagagcccagggcctggctctgtcctgggaACAGGAGGATTCCATGGTGGGAGAGGAGACCAGCCTGCAGAGGTGCCCTTGTCCCAGCTGCCATTCCAgccatgctggggctgggaccTGAGGATGGGGAGTGTTGAGTTTCTTCTCTGACCTCCTTCAGAAGTATTCAAAGTGTCTGGGCTGGGTTTATGCAGGGCTCTCCCAACAGGTGAGAGGGCtcttccctggtgctgctgcctgggaggaGCTCCTGGGGAATTCTCTGTCCATTTTCTGTCCTCTGACTCACAAGCACAGCCTGGCTtgtgtgtgagctctgtgaCAAGCAGAAGCAGCTGGTGAAGTGTTCATAGTGCTCCTTGGGATCATCTGAGAGTtacagggctctgctgggctggtcACTCTGCAGGGCTCCATGGCACCACCACGGAGGTGGCACGTGGTGGCAcatgctctgggagctgcttgtgccagggtgctgctgctgctgctggggtcaccctgcagctgggagTGAGGGCCCAgagcccttccctggctgccacagcccaCTCGTGTGTGTCTCTTACTCAGTGTAGTATCCAGGGGAGATTTGTAGTTTTTCAAAGATCACTGCTAGTGAGATTCACAAAGGGAAAGCACTGAGGTAGGAGGTATTTATAGCATTTCCATAAACTGCCTCTCTGAACAAATGCAGTCACTTGACTTTGTTTTCTGGGAGTTGTTTTGTTCACTATAAAACTTCTTTTAAATCTCCTCCAGCTCTCTAAAGACATTCATTCTGTCAGAGCAGGAGGTGGCACTTCACAGGTATTTCCCATGGAAATACATGGGAGCCATGTGACTTTTCACATGGGCAGATAGTGATAGAACAAGCAGAAATTGCTTTAAAGAGGTGagatttagattaaatattagggGGGAAATGAtccttgtgagggtggtgaggccctggcacagcgtgcccagagcagctgtggctgctccatccctggcagtgcccaaggccaggctggacagggcttggagcagcctgggcaatggaaggtgtccctgccatggcaggggtaggaaaaagatgagctttaaggtccctccaaccCAGGCCTCTATGATTTCTGACTTGGATGATTTTCCTCTTGACTAACAAAATGTGGTTAGGATTCTCAGCAGTGCCTCTAACTGGTGCAGGTATCTTGACCCTCAGTGTACAGAAGAACAATCAGTTCTGAAGTGATTCTTGTGACCCATAAAATCAATGTGTCCATGTTGTCTTGGGTATGAATTGTCACTGGGGCTCATTTTCACTTGGGCTCTCTACAAAGAAAACATCCTACGGTTCATTACAGCTCCAACCTTGAAGTCTTCCTGAAGCTGATGAAAATCAGAGGTCAGGTCACTTGGAATGCAGCTGTTCCAGTTCCCTTTGCTGTTGGAAAGTGCCTCCCaaagcagctccttccagccaGGACACCCTGAGGCAAAGGCCAGcccaaagccctgcagctgggatCTCCAAGGGAATAATGCTACTGATGCCATTTGCTGCAAGATTATTCTATGcctgttttatttaaaaggcAAATGAGCTTGCCTTGTAGGAGAGATTATTTCAGtgttctgctttctgtgtgAGGAAATGAGGTCgttcctgcagcccttcccaaggggaaagggggatgcatggagcagggcagggacagcagccagccctgatGGTTGAGGGCAGGGGAGCTCACCTCCTCAGCTGACTCTGGCTGGGCCCTTTGAGGTGATTTAACAAAAATAAGGATGGTTTGAGAAGGTCTTTGAAGTTCCTGGAAggattggaaatgtcagcagGTTGTATTGAATCAGCAAtagcagcagagcactggcacTTGAGGCCAGACACACTTGAGGGCAATGGTGGTGCTTAAATCTGAGCCCAAATCCCTTGGCTGTGATCCTGGTGGTGCTGCCAGGTACTGAGCAGGTACAGCCTGGTGGGGGAACTGGGGCTGGAGTTCACATCCTCTTGTGACTCTACTTTTAGTCTTCCAAGAAGCAAACACCTCTGGAaggagagggacaggagcccagcGTGCCCAGCTGGGTTTGAGGGTGCAGAGGACTCTCCAGTGTGAGGCTCTGCAAGCAgctcccctgcccagggctgcatctgTGGGCATTGCCCAGGCCCCTGAGGGCAGGTGCAGGGTGCTCATTTGGAAACATGCtgctttctaaaaataattacaggGGAAAGATTATAAACAAACATCCTCCTCCCCAAAATCAATCATCCACAGCATGCTGTGAATTCCAACTGCTTGCTGAAATAAGCCTCAGAAGATCCTGTGAGCAGGAAGAGCCTAATGCTGCAAAACTGGAAGCTTAAGCATGACTTCCATGTTCTCCTGTTGTTCCACACCTTTTTGGAGCAGGGATGATGTTCCCAAGCAAACTGAGCTGATGgccctgctccagtgcccacAGGAATTGTAGTTCTACATTGCAGCACAAGCTGTGACCTCAGCAAATCCAGAGCAGATCATGGCTGCTGAGCTGTAGCCCTTTGGAGGGGCAAGTCAGCAACTGGAATGTTCCTGACTGGTGGGATTGGCCTCAGAGCCAGGAGGGAATTCTGCCTGCTTCTCCTGTGGAAGCACTGGGATGTTCTTGTCTTCCTCAGGGTTTGTGTTCTCCCACAGATGCAGGAAGCACTGACCCTTGGTTCAGTGTTGTGCAGACTCTTCTGGAGGGGCTTGCTCTGACTTTGGGTTTTGAAGTCCATTCTAAGGTGTGGTTTCTGAGATTGCTGGGCACTCAGAAGTCCTGTTTTATATTTGCAGAGGGCTTCAGTGGGGTTAATTTGCAATTGCACTAACTAATGCATCCCCAGGTGTTCAAAGCTCCTGATCCTTTTGTGTTTGTCATTCGCGATATTTCTTAGAGCCTTAGACTTACTTTATTAGCTCAGGCAGTGAACCCTTTGAGCACAGATACATgaacagggctgtgttttgttgCTCCTGGGCCTTTCCCTTCCAGCAAAGCCTGTGCTGCCCTTCAGCCAAGGCAGGTGGCACAAAGGGATCCCAGGAACATGCCAAGGTTCCTGTGGTTTCCCCCTTTagcaaagcagcacaaacagtGTCTGTGCTGTCTCTTGGTAGGTGGACAATGACTTTGGGTCTGGCTTCCTGGCCTTGGACCCCACTGATCTGCCCCagaagctctgtgctgctgtgccctgtccttgttctgcctggccaggctgtTCTGTGGCAAACAGCCACCAgtgtcctgtccccagccctggcagtgcccactggggagctgggctgggctcacggtggctgtgccagccgAGCCACCAAGGGCTGGCCAAGCAGGACggtggcacaggggctgtgggtaGCAGGGCACCCTGGGCACTGTCCCTGGAGAAGAACAGGGGCCATGTGGAGGGATTGAAGTGAAGGAATAAGTGACATGCTTTCAGCTCTGCCAGGTGGGGTGGctctggcagtggctgctgtaGCCCTGGTGCAGTGACAGAGGAACCTTTTGAGTTGTTTTGGGATGTAGGCACAGCTGATCCAGGGGTGCCTCTGCCATGGctctgctcaggctgctcctACACTGCTCCATTGAGATGGGCACTGTGAGTCAGGCCCTGAGACTGGGCCAGGGAATTGCTGCTGGAGGTGATGCTCCACATCAGGCAGGGGGACTGTGCTCTCCCCTCACTGTGTGAGGCAGAGGGTGATGTGTCCTGCCATCAGGACACTGCTCACTTTTGCTGGACTTGGTGGAGTAGCTTGAGGGAACTGGGATGCATTGGGTGCTCTCTGAGctcctgtgcagatgcaggctggaggcagcagggttggcagccctgcacaggcctCTCACttctcctctgccagcagcGCCATTATGGTGCTGCTCAGCATCTCTGGGCACAGAAACCCTGCTGGAAACACAGATCTCCTCCTCTGTAATTCCTCCCTTTTAGGTCCTTCTTTGAAGTGGAGCTTTAGCTCTTAATATGGTAAATAGTGGGATGTGTGAGTCCACAGAGTGTCAGTGtggctcctggggcagctctgacTGCCCCACAGGGAATGTggctcccagggatgctcaaAActgcctctggctctgctggcagtggTGTGGAGTGGGGAGtgactgcagagctctgggactAAGGAGGCTGCTGGCAAGGGCTGGGATGTGTTATGGGGTGCAGGGAAAAGCAGTTTGGGATTGCACAGGACTTAATGGCAGGAGGGATGAGTCTAGTGGTAGGATAAGGATTGGAGGTAGGATAAGAAAGGGAGTCTGGTGACTTGGGGAGGACTGAGTGCAGGGGTAGGAGGGGAAAGGGGGTCAGGTGTGTGTTTGGccatgccctgccctgcccagtgcagcctgtcctgcatgcacagcacctgcagtggGACTGTGGCCTCTGGGGCCTGTATATCCTGGGCAGACTGAGAACCTAAAcatggctgctgcagcatccaCATGGATTTTACTTGTATTTTACATGTATTTTCACTGGTGGGCTTCCATCCTGGCTAGCCAGacacaggagcaggctggggctgtggctgctgtctggGTTTGTGCAGCCAGCCATGTATCTATCCCTACAGGTGGGATATGTGTGTTCTGTATCTGCTGGGCACACGtccccagccttgctgccacTTGGATCTGGGGCCATGGAGTAGCAGCCTCGCCACTCTTGGGCTGTTGCATCCAGATAATGCCTTTTCTTCTGGCATGGAGCATTTGGGCTTGTCAGGGGCTTCAAATGTGTGTTCCTGCCATCAACATCTAACAAATTTTATGGattctttccatttttatagGAAAAACCATCACCCTGATCCAGACATTGAAACTCGTCAACTGATGGGACAAAGAGCTGAGACACTTGGCTGTACTAGGACACTAAAACATAGGGTTTAGCCAAAGAATATTTCCCTACTGTGGAGCCTTACACCTGCCAAGCCCTGTAGCATTCTTGGGAGGCTTTTCTATCCCTCTTCTCCATTTCCACACATCATGGTATTCCTTTTGACTTCTTTTGCAAGCtagctctggctctgccttggcttcccctaTGCTTTGGTGTGGGTCCCCAGcgtgagctgctgcctgtgggctgGTTCTGCAcctctgcctccagctgctgctcggAGGCTCCTCTTGGATGTCGTGACTGAcctgctttttctctctcttccactGTATCTCTTTCCCTCCAACCTGTCTCCTGCCTTCTCTGTTGTCCCCCTCCGTCCCTGCAGGTTCATCATGCCTAGTGGCATATAAAAAGACTCCACCTCCAGTCCCACCTCGGACCACGTCCAAGCCCTTCATCTCTGtcactgtgcagagcagcactgagtcAGCCCAGGACACCTACCTGGACAGCCAGGACCACAAGAGTGAGGTCACCAGCCAGTCGGGGCTCAGCAATTCCTCAGACAGCTTGGACAGCACCAGGACACCCAGCGTCACCAGGGGCAGCGTCGTGACTGCAGCCAGAGACACTCCAGAGTTACCTCAGAAAAATGCAACTTTGAAAAGTGACAAAGGGACTCTGACTAACGAAGAGCCTAAAGTGGAGAATATCCCCAAAAGAAAGCTATCATCTATAGGAATACAAGTATGGAATAGTTTGTTCTCCTTTGTCCCAAGGAATGTCCTTGCCCCATCCATTTAGCATGTGCCTTTGCTGTGACTGGGTGTGCATCTGAGCTCACTTAGAATAGCAAGGGACACTCCCTGCCTTGCCTGTGTTCCCAGGGTGAGAGACAGTAGCACTTTCCCTTAACAGCCCAGAAAGGACTAAGCTCTTTTAGTAcaaatttgaaatgttttctagagcagaggggctgtgttAACTGGGTGAGTCCCTCTGAAGAGGCCTTTTGCTGCTGGTCTGCCTGTGCCCTGTACTCTGTGTTGCTTCCAGTCATTCTGCTTCTTGTCCATCTGGTTGTAGGGACAGTTCTCCCCTGAGAGGTGGGCCCTTCTGCTTGGTGTCCATGTGGGAagggctgctgcagtgccaaatggtcccagggctgcaggagggtgcAATTCCTTGCTACCCCGTGTTCCCAGGAGGTTGATGTTTCCCTTGCTGGAAGCATTTAACTGTGGAAATAGATGGGAAAGAGCTGTGGATAAAGCAGTGAAATGAGAGCCCAGTGAGTAGTGTAAATTATTGCTTTAGTCAGCAGAATGCATCCTCTGGgcctgtgctcccctctgggACAGGTTTCTCAGTCACAGGTGGCTGTGAGCTCTGGTTCTCTCCCAGGTGCTGATTACCAGCAGAGGGGAACTTGGGCAGCTCCAAGTGCAGAATCTGAGCTTTGAGCTGTCCTGTGTGTGCTGAACAAGTTCTCCATCAGCTTTACAGCAAGGCCAGCTCAGTACAGGTGACAGGGAAGGGCTCTCAGCAAGGCTGCTGGAACAGAGCACCTGAAGGGCAGTGAGGGGAGGGAAACCCACTGGAGAGGCTGACTGCcttccactgcttttccttttctgagctGGTTCTTAAGTCACCTGGATTTCTTTCCTAAAACCTTCTAACCCTCTTATCCAGAGCCATGGAGGGTGTCAATCCCTGGGAGAGAGGCTTTGCTGTCAGTCTCAATCACCTTGCTGTGCTCCCTTGGATGCCATGGTCCCTGACTGTGTggagtggcacagggacactgccccagccatgcagagccctgggctcctggcatAGCAGCCTGGCAGGATACAGCCCTGTGTCTGCTCCtgaggtgggagcagagctgggcaggtgCCTCATGCCCGTCCTTAGCCAGCCCTCCCATGTGGTGTCAgcatgctctgtgtgtgcacactcCTGCTCTATTAACGTGGATTGCAGCCACAAGTTCTTCTGTCtttgtctgtatttttttgttCAATAAGGTTGACTGCCTTCAGCCAGTGGCAAAAGAGGAGCCTCCTCCACCAGCCACCAAATTCCAGTCCATCGGGGTACAGGTAGAGGACGAGTGGCGGTAAGTGAGACACACACAACTTGTGcggtttccttttcttttaaattgtgCCTCCCCCACTTGTGCTTAGACCTTCTGCCCTGCTTTGTGCCAGTGAGTGATGTTGAATGGGGCCCACGGAGAGCTCTTCCTCCACAGTGCACACCCGCTGCAAAAAGCATTTGTTCTCTAACAGCCAAATCAATGGGAGCttgaaattaaatcaaaaattaaaaaattccaaGCTGTAATTATAGTCATGCGTCAGGCTCTCATCTGAAGGGCCGGCTGCAGTAAGCAGGCAACCTTGTAattgtgtgtgagtgtgtggtgtgtctgtgtgtgaggaggggcaggggggctctgctgtgcccatggaTTTTGGTGTCAGTGTGGAAGgccagccaggctgagccctgctatTGAACGATGGCTTTTgatccctgcaggaacagccactCCCGCAGCATGTCCTCCAAACAGGACACAGACTCTGACACGCAGGAGCCCAATAACTCCAGCTGTAAATCATCTGAGAGAAGCCTCGCTGAGTGCCCCCAGCACAACTCCGTTGGTGTTGATGCCTCCACCAGGCAACCAGCCAAGCCCTCACAGATTAAGAGAAACCTCTCCTATGGAGAAAACAACGACCCGGCCCTGGAgccttcctctctccctcctcctgacCCCTGGCTCGAGAGCTCCTCCACGTCGCCGTCGGAGCCGGCGCAGGCGGGGCCCTGCCGGCGGGACGGCTTCTGGttcctgaagctgctgcaggcagagaccGAGCGCCTGGAGGGCTGGTGCCGCCAGATGGACCAGGAGACCAAAGAGAACAATCTCTCTGAGGAAGGTGGGTGGGGGCACCCGCCCGGCAGCTCCTCCCTCAAGGAGGGGCTGGATTTGGGTATTGGGTCGGTTAaattgtggctgccccatccctggaagtgtccgaGGCCAGGTtgaacagggcttggagcagcctggtctagtgaaaggtgtccttgcccatggaatgagatgagctcgAAGGTCCCTTCccttccaaaccattctgaaaTTGCTGACAGCCCCCAGAGCCAAAGCATGAAGATGAGAATGAGATGAGgaatgctttttccttggaaagggTAATGTAGCTTCCTGTAGCAAATGGAGTACAACGTAATGCTGTGATGCAGCATGAAAGATGTACAGGGCATGGTGTGGCTTCTGACCACTCAAAACTGCTAAAAGCTTAAATGGATTTAATCTTAAAAAAGGTCAAATGGAAAAAGCTTTCAAGGAGACTGTGGGATATCTCCCTGCCTCACCCATTACTGTCAAACAGGTAGGGGGGAGACCTTAGCTGGCAGTGGGGCAGAAGGAACACAACTTTGGAGCCTGTTTGCTCAGTTCACTTGATGAACTGGTCGTTAAAGCAAAGAACAGCTTTCCTCACATGGGAAAGCCTCTGAATTTCTGCTGGGTACACCAAAAGCATGGGACAGGGAGCAAGAGGCCCGTTGATTTTATGGGGTTCAGTCCCAGCTAGGCTTGTTCCTCTATTTTCAAACGCCTTGGCAAAACCCCTGGGCTTTTTGCAGTGGGAATCATGCCTCTGGTGCATGCAGAGTGACAGGAGTGGGTGTCAAGGCTGCAAAAGGCAGGATCTTTGTGTGGAGCTTGGTTCTGATGTTTTTAAAACCTGAGAAAGGTGAAGCAAAGGTGAGGCTCAGTTTTAGctcactgtcactgctgagcTAATCCCTAATCTGATTCCCTGAGGTGCTGCCTGGCAGGGAATCTCCCTGCCTTGGGGCTGGTCTGGCTTGACCTGTGGCAAGGAAAGGCAGTGAGACCTGCATGGCACtgttctgtgtgccaggagcagctgcatggCACtgttctgtgtgccaggagcagtTGCATGGCACTGTTATGTATGccaggagcaggctgctggTTGTGTCACCACAGCCTTGGTGGGTTGGAGAGCCCAGGGTGTGCTCACCCAGGCAGGATCtgctgggcaggctcaggggcagcagcagagcaggactcAGTGGTCCCTGTTGGTGATGCAGCTTGCAGGCACGTGGGGCTCTGAACCTGCCTCTGGGAGGGAAAAGCCCACACTGTGTTTCCTCTCATGAGCAGAGGAACATGTCTATGCCCAGAGGCTGCTTGGAAAACCCATTAAGAGCAGCATAAAGTCCTGGGTGTTAAAAGCCCTGGCCTGTGTGTTAATCCCTGCTGGTACAGGGAGGCTGGAGAGTGGTCCCTGTGTCACCTTTGTCACCTTTCccctggacagggctgggagagcagcctgggatcTAAGCAGGTGCCAGCAGACTTGGCTGAGGTGGTGCTGGTGGTTCTCTGAAGGGCTGAGGGCAGTTTGAGGAGCTCCTGCCAGCTTGGATATTGTAATGTCCTCAGCCAGGTCTGTGTTTGGCCTGCCAGAAAGAGCAATGGCAGACAAATGTAGTTGCAAAACATCTTGTGAGAGCAGTTGGTGCCTTGAGGATATCTGAAATTCCTTTTCTGATGACTCCAGTGTTTGCTCCAGAAATGCTGGGGCTCATTGCTACAATTAACAGTCTGTTCAATTCAGGtctttttatttactttctttttttttcttttttttgtccctCACAGTCTTAGGAAAAGTCCTGAGTGCAGTGGGCAGTGCACAGTTACTAATGTCACAGAAGTTCCAGCAATTCCACGGCCTCTGTGAGCAAAACTTGGTGAGTATGGATCTCTTTTTCCTGGTTTCTGAGAGGATGCCTCTCTCTGAACAGCACTACAAGGACTTGGTCAGTGTTAATAGGCTGCAGTCCCTGTGGAAACAAAGCCAcagcctgcagtgccagctggggAAGGCTGGGTTAGCACAGaggtgttgcagacatcttttgtgaaaaatcctttaagatttttccttgtgagaagctgcagttttagcaaccaaatgtaaacaatggttatctgctgctgtggaatgcaacaggtggatccgtgattggtctcgtgtggatgtttggatttactgaccactcatagcagagctgctcttgctctctgtctgagacacagatctttgttattcattcttttttattcttagcttagctagccttctgagaactttttctttctattctttttagtatagtcataatgtaatatatatatcataaaataacaaatcaagcctctgatcatggaatcaacattttcgtctctctctcatcctgaaaacccttgtgaccacggTCACACAGAGGTGCCTCCTGCTTCTGAAGGGCTTTTTGAGGAAAACCcctgaggctgggctggataGGGGGGACTGTTTGAAAGGTCTGCTCTTGACCACACATGCTCCCTTTGCGTGTGTGGCTggtgccactgtccccaggccaCTGGAATTGATCTCTGAAAGGGAATGCAGGGCTTTGCCCTTGCTCAAAGCTGACCTGGCTAATGGGCATTGATGGAATCTGTGGTTTAGTTTTCCCCTCGAGCTTTATGGTAATAGGGATTTTGCAAACTTCCTCGGGGGTGAATTCCTCTTTACATGTAAAATAATCTTGGAGAGACTTGAGCAGGAGGGGGTAAAGTGCTGatcccagctgagcagcagcaccagcagagctTTGTATGAGCTGCTTGGATCTGATCCCATGCTTTCCAGGGTCTGTGGTGGTGGTTCAGCTGTCTGGGAACTGGGAAAATCCTATTCTTGGAAGAAACTTAAGCTCCTTAAAATTTTTCAACCCAGCCTGAGAAGTACTGATGCTTTCAGGTTGTTTTGGGCAGAAATGTAGCAAAGTAATTTTGCTCATGAAAGCTCAGTTTGGCTCCTTGGAGTGCTGCACATCCAAGCATCGGAGCTGGGTATCCATTTCCATTATTTCCCCCCTGAGATGGGGGTCTCAGTGTT is a window from the Ammospiza nelsoni isolate bAmmNel1 chromosome 12, bAmmNel1.pri, whole genome shotgun sequence genome containing:
- the DLGAP4 gene encoding disks large-associated protein 4 isoform X5; its protein translation is MALCLELLRQCSSCLVAYKKTPPPVPPRTTSKPFISVTVQSSTESAQDTYLDSQDHKSEVTSQSGLSNSSDSLDSTRTPSVTRGSVVTAARDTPELPQKNATLKSDKGTLTNEEPKVENIPKRKLSSIGIQVDCLQPVAKEEPPPPATKFQSIGVQVEDEWRNSHSRSMSSKQDTDSDTQEPNNSSCKSSERSLAECPQHNSVGVDASTRQPAKPSQIKRNLSYGENNDPALEPSSLPPPDPWLESSSTSPSEPAQAGPCRRDGFWFLKLLQAETERLEGWCRQMDQETKENNLSEEVLGKVLSAVGSAQLLMSQKFQQFHGLCEQNLNPNANPRPTAQDLAGFWDLLQLSIEDISMKFDELYHLKANSWQLAETPERKEEKKPPPPVPKKPAKSKSQLGRDKGSDSDKQRQEARKRLMAAKRAASVRQNSATESADSIEIYVPEAQTRL